One part of the Nitrosophilus kaiyonis genome encodes these proteins:
- a CDS encoding tetratricopeptide repeat protein yields MDFSSILKKISLFAIIFVASNSLADFIDDGIKALEARDYNNAFKFFKKACDIRDGLGCNEIGYMYFKGKGVKRDSFKAVEFYKKACNLKNGRGCNNLGVMYELGKGVKKNPFKAAKFYHKACNLKNGGGCYGLGRLYEIGRGVKRNPFKAVELFEKACKLWNGQGCSNLGVMYLDGKVVKKDPFKAVKLFQKACNLWNGEGCYNLALMYEFGIGVKKDISKAIMYYGNACDLKVEEGCENYARLK; encoded by the coding sequence GTAACTCATTAGCCGATTTTATTGATGATGGAATAAAAGCATTAGAAGCTAGGGACTACAATAATGCTTTTAAATTTTTTAAAAAAGCATGCGATATTAGAGATGGATTAGGATGCAATGAAATTGGGTACATGTATTTTAAAGGCAAAGGAGTTAAAAGAGATTCTTTTAAAGCTGTTGAATTTTATAAAAAAGCATGTAATCTTAAAAATGGACGAGGATGCAACAATCTTGGAGTCATGTATGAGCTAGGCAAAGGAGTCAAAAAAAATCCCTTTAAAGCTGCAAAATTTTATCATAAGGCTTGTAATTTGAAAAATGGAGGAGGATGCTATGGACTTGGACGTTTATATGAAATAGGTAGAGGGGTTAAAAGAAACCCTTTTAAAGCCGTTGAACTTTTTGAAAAAGCATGTAAACTTTGGAATGGACAAGGATGTAGTAATCTTGGTGTTATGTATTTAGATGGGAAAGTAGTAAAAAAAGACCCTTTTAAAGCTGTGAAACTTTTCCAAAAAGCTTGTAATCTTTGGAATGGAGAAGGATGCTATAATCTTGCTCTTATGTATGAATTTGGTATAGGAGTAAAGAAAGATATTTCGAAAGCTATTATGTACTACGGAAATGCATGTGATTTAAAAGTAGAAGAAGGCTGTGAAAATTATGCAAGATTAAAATAG
- the trpA gene encoding tryptophan synthase subunit alpha, whose amino-acid sequence MKKLVAYITSALPDREFTIDLALAMKENGVDSIELGIPFSDPVADGPIIEEANVRALKNGFRIKDTLYISEKIANKIDTLWMGYFNPFYHKGVDYFINEAKKLGVSGFIIPDLPYEESLSYRALFDEANIALIGFVAPTDDEDRIKTIVKDSKKFIYLVAYAGITGSEKKEDISEVIENIKKHTSTPVFIGFGVNEKTAKEKAKNVDGVIVGSAFVKILLQDLTNKEKIDKICKLSEKIKELINS is encoded by the coding sequence CCCTTCCAGATAGAGAATTTACAATAGATTTAGCTTTGGCTATGAAAGAAAATGGAGTAGACTCTATTGAGCTAGGCATTCCATTTTCAGACCCTGTTGCTGATGGTCCTATAATTGAAGAAGCAAATGTTAGAGCATTGAAAAATGGATTTAGAATAAAAGATACTTTATATATAAGTGAAAAAATTGCTAACAAAATTGATACTTTATGGATGGGATATTTTAACCCTTTTTACCATAAAGGAGTTGATTATTTTATAAATGAAGCTAAAAAACTTGGAGTTAGTGGTTTTATTATTCCAGATTTGCCTTATGAAGAGTCTTTAAGCTATAGAGCTTTATTTGATGAAGCAAATATAGCATTGATTGGTTTTGTAGCTCCAACAGATGATGAAGATAGAATCAAAACTATTGTAAAAGATTCAAAAAAATTTATCTATCTTGTTGCGTATGCTGGAATAACAGGAAGTGAAAAAAAAGAGGATATTTCTGAAGTTATAGAAAATATTAAAAAACACACCTCAACTCCAGTTTTCATAGGTTTTGGAGTTAATGAAAAAACAGCAAAAGAAAAAGCTAAAAATGTAGATGGTGTTATTGTTGGAAGTGCATTTGTTAAGATTTTGTTACAAGATTTGACAAATAAAGAAAAAATTGATAAAATATGCAAGCTTTCAGAAAAGATTAAGGAACTGATAAACTCCTAA